A single genomic interval of Heterodontus francisci isolate sHetFra1 chromosome 45, sHetFra1.hap1, whole genome shotgun sequence harbors:
- the LOC137356242 gene encoding histone H4 → MTGRGKGGKGLGKGGAKRHRKVLRDNIQGITKPAIRRLARRGGVKRISGLIYEETRGVLKVFLENVIRDAVTYTEHAKRKTVTAMDVVYALKRQGRTLYGFGG, encoded by the coding sequence ATGacaggaagaggtaaaggaggcaaaggactgggcaaaggcggagcaaagcggcaccgcaaagtgcttcgtgataacatccagggcatcaccaagccagcaattcgccgcctggctcgccgtggcggagtgaagcgcatctcgggtttgatctatgaggagacccgcggggtgctgaaggttttcctggagaatgtgatcagagatgcggtcacctacactgagcacgccaagcgcaagacggtcaccgccatggatgtggtgtacgctctgaaacgccagggccgcactctctatggattcggcggctaa
- the LOC137356357 gene encoding histone H2A-like, whose amino-acid sequence MWADLSILRESVCEIVAMSGRGKTGGKSRAKPKSRSSRAGLQFPVGRVHRHLRKGNYAERVGAGAPVYLAAVLEYLTAEILELAGNAARDNKKSRIIPRHLQLAVRNDEELNKLLGGVTIAQGGVLPNIQAVLLPKKTSAPSTKGK is encoded by the coding sequence atgtgggcggatctcagcattcttcgtgaaagtgtttgtgagattgtggcaatgtctggaagagggaagaccggtgggAAATCTCGGGCCAAACCCAAGTCTCGCTCCTCAAGGGCTGGATTACAGTTCCCGGTCGGCCGTGTTCACCGCCACCTCagaaaggggaactatgctgagcgggtgggtgccggagccccggtctatctggctgctgtactcgagtatctgacagctgaaatcctcgagctggccggcaacgcggcccgggacaacaagaagagccgtatcatccccagacacctgcagctggccgtccgcaacgacgaggagctgaacaagctgttgggaggggtgaccatcgctcagggcggggtgctgcctaatatccaggccgtgctgctgcccaagaaaaccagcgctccgagcacgaagggcaagtga
- the LOC137356322 gene encoding histone H2B 5-like, whose product MVDEKKTAAASKKGAKKVLKKAPTKGTKKRRKSRRESYSIYVYKVMKQVHLDTGISSKAMSIMNSFVNDIFERIAGEASRLAHYNKRSTISSREIQTAVRLLLPGELAKHAVSEGTKAVTKYTSSK is encoded by the coding sequence ATGGTTGACGAGAAGAAAACTGCAGCAGCttccaagaagggcgccaagaaagttctgaagaaggcgccAACAAAGGGCACCAAGAAACGGAGAAAATCCAGGAGAGAAAGTTATtccatctacgtgtacaaagtgatgaagcaggttcaccttgacaccggcatctcctccaaagccatgagcatcatgaattcgtttgtgaatgatattttcgagcgaatcgcgggtgaggcttcccgtctggcccattacaacaaacgcagcaccatcagctcccgggagatccagaccgccgtgcgcctgctgctgcccggggagctggccaaacacgccgtgtcggaaggtacaaaggcggtcaccaagtacaccagctccaagtaa
- the LOC137356133 gene encoding histone H2B 7-like — translation MVDEKKTAAPSKKGAKKVLKKAPVKGSKKRRRSRKESYSIYVYKVMKQVHPDTGISSKAMSIMNSFVNDIFERIAGEASRLAHYNKRSTISSREIQTAVRLLLPGELAKHAVSEGTKAVTKYTSSK, via the coding sequence ATGGTTGATGAGAAGAAAAcagcagcaccttccaagaagggtgccaagaaagttctgaagaaggcgccagtgaagggcagcaagaaacggagaagatccaggaaagaaagttactccatctacgtgtacaaagtgatgaagcaggttcaccctgacaccggcatctcctccaaggccatgagcatcatgaattcgtttgtgaatgatattttcgagcgaatcgcgggtgaggcttcccgcctggcccattacaacaaacgcagcaccatcagctcccgggagatccagaccgccgtgcgcctgctgctgcccggggagctggccaaacacgccgtgtcggaaggtacaaaggcggtcaccaaatacaccagctccaagtaa